A genome region from Solanum pennellii chromosome 12, SPENNV200 includes the following:
- the LOC107006236 gene encoding protein ANTAGONIST OF LIKE HETEROCHROMATIN PROTEIN 1-like, with product MDRNAFHTLVLLTKDIGGLTDSKSMSCCEKLAMFLNILAHHEKNRSIKVDYIRSGWSVSHAFNECLSAILKLTPLLLVNPKPVLEDEIEDRWKWFEGCLGALDGTYIPIRVPIQHKPRYRTRKGEIATNVLGVCDRNLNFTYVLPGWEGSAADGRVLRDAIVRRNGNYYLCDGGYTNGKGFLSPYRGYRYWLKDWRGDNPSPRCKEELFNMRHARARNVIERAFGLLKGRWGILRSPSWYSVKVHNRIISACCLIHNFIRREMEVDPLDIDVEEQMEYQHENIDVVESSEEWTTWRDELAQSMWNARF from the exons ATGGATAGAAATGCCTTTCACACTTTAGTTCTCTTAACTAAAGATATTGGAGGTCTGACTGATAGTAAAAGTATGTCATGTTGCGAAAAATTAGCaatgtttttaaatatcttgGCTCATCATGAGAAAAATAGATCCATCAAGGTTGATTATATTAGATCGGGATGGAGCGTAAGTCATGCTTTCAATGAATGCTTGAGTGCTATTCTCAAACTAACTCCATTGCTACTTGTTAATCCTAAACCGGTACTTGAGGATGAGATTGAAGATCGATGGAAatggtttgag GGTTGTTTAGGTGCGCTAGATGGTACTTACATTCCCATTAGAGTTCCAATCCAACACAAACCAAGATATAGAACAAGAAAAGGAGAGATAGCAACTAATGTTTTGGGAGTTTGTGATAGAAATCTCAATTTTACTTATGTGTTACCTGGATGGGAAGGTTCAGCTGCCGATGGTCGTGTATTACGAGATGCTATAGTACGAAGGAATG GTAACTATTATTTGTGTGACGGAGGATATACGAATGGAAAAGGATTTCTTTCACCTTATCGAGGTTATAGATATTGGTTAAAGGATTGGCGCGGCGATAATCCATCGCCTCGTTGTAAAGAAGAGCTTTTCAACATGAGGCATGCTAGAGCTCGTAATGTAATTGAAAGGGCATTTGGTTTGTTGAAAGGACGTTGGGGAATTCTTAGAAGTCCTTCATGGTACTCTGTTAAGGTTCATAACAGGATCATTAGTGCTTGTTgtttgattcataatttcattcgTAGAGAGATGGAAGTGGATCCCTTAGACATTGATGTAGAAGAACAAATGGAGTATCAACACGAGaatattgatgttgttgaatCGTCGGAGGAGTGGACCACTTGGAGGGATGAGTTGGCCCAATCAATGTGGAATGCAAGATTTTAA
- the LOC114075089 gene encoding uncharacterized protein LOC114075089, giving the protein MDAQSPSKRFTRGIPLHVQIDVENPSFSLGLTQEFGEISGSLSKSTNMQDIRSNSNNDPISFVDGSLKNIVDVVTGSKKKRKHKSDVHTFHNDKNEGVGSGSIEHKDVKYLDQRESTRIPHMQCYTNIDVMNVLSSKLTESQYR; this is encoded by the exons ATGGATGCCCAATCTCCATCGAAGAGATTTACGAGAGGTATACCATTGCATGTTCAAATTGATGTTGAAAATCCATCGTTTTCATTGGGTCTAACTCAGGAATTTGGGGAGATTTCAGGTTCATTGTCTAAATCTACTAACATGCAAGATATTAGATCCAATTCCAATAATGACCCAATTAGTTTTGTTGATGGAAGTCTGAAGaatattgttgatgttgttactgggtctaaaaagaaaagaaaacataaatctGATGTTCATACCTTTCacaatgataaaaatgaaggcGTTGGTTCTGGGTCAATTGAGCATAAG GATGTTAAGTATTTAGATCAAAGAGAATCAACAAGAATTCCGCACATGCAGTGTTACACAAATATTGACGTTATGAATGTTCTATCTTCAAAGCTTACTGAGTCACAGTACAGATAA